TGGTCGGGCGGGAGCTGCGGTCGTACTACCCGCCCCGGGCGGCGGAACCGCCCGGGGAGGTGCTGCTGAGCGTGCGCGGCGGCGGCAACGCCCGGCTGCACGGCATCGACCTCGACCTGCGCGCGGGGGAGATCGTCGGGGTCGCCGGACTGCAGGGCTCGGGCCGCACCGAGCTGGCCAAGGCGCTGTTCGGCGCCGAGCCCTTCACCATCGGTGAGATGACGCCCCGCCGTCCCCGCTCGCCGCGGGAGGGCATCGCGGCCGGGACCGGCCTGGTCACCGAGGACCGCAAGGCAGAAGGACTTCTGCTCAACCAGCGGGTGGGCGACAACGCCCTGCTCGTCGCCCGGGCGACCGGGGCCCGCAGGTCCGGCGTCGAGCGGCTGCTCGAGCGGGTGCGGCTCAACCCGCCCCGGCCCGCCCAGGAGGTCCGGCTGCTGTCCGGCGGCAACCAGCAGAAGGTCGTGCTGGCCAAGTGGATGACGGTCGCGCCGCGCGTCCTGCTGTTCGACGAGCCCACCCGGGGGGTCGACGTCGGCGCCAAGGCCGCCATCCACGAGCTGATGCGGGAACTCGCGGGCGACGGCGTGGCCGTCCTGATGATCTCCTCGGAGCTCCCCGAGCTCATCGGCATGAGCGATCGCATCGTGGTGCTGCGGGACGGCCGTATCGCCGGGGAACTGCCCGCCGGCGCCGCCGAGGAAGCCGTGATGCACCTGGCGGCCGCGTCATGACCCAGCAGCTGAAGCTCCGGCGCGTACCGGCCGGGGGCTCGTTCCTGCGGCGGCTCTCGGCCGACCGGCCCGCGCGCGCCGTCTACGTGGCGCTGGTCCTGCTCGTCGTGCTGGGCTGGCTGCTGTTCGCCCTGGACGGCGGGCAGTTCCTCAGCCAGGAGAACATCGTCGGCATCCAGCAGCGGTCGGC
The sequence above is a segment of the Microbispora sp. ZYX-F-249 genome. Coding sequences within it:
- a CDS encoding sugar ABC transporter ATP-binding protein; its protein translation is MTGIGKSFLGVRVLGGVDLEAAAGEVHAVVGENGAGKSTLMKILAGVHTPDEGSIEIDGRSVAFGHPVEAQRAGVAIIHQELTLLPERTVAENVFLGREPVRRGLVDRAAMESATGELLKSLGEEAFGPRDLVRRLSVAQQQVVEIAKALSLNARIVVMDEPTAALAGHEVELLYTLVRRLTGRGIAVLYISHRLREIFDLADRITVLKDGARVTTAAASSLDSPALVRLMVGRELRSYYPPRAAEPPGEVLLSVRGGGNARLHGIDLDLRAGEIVGVAGLQGSGRTELAKALFGAEPFTIGEMTPRRPRSPREGIAAGTGLVTEDRKAEGLLLNQRVGDNALLVARATGARRSGVERLLERVRLNPPRPAQEVRLLSGGNQQKVVLAKWMTVAPRVLLFDEPTRGVDVGAKAAIHELMRELAGDGVAVLMISSELPELIGMSDRIVVLRDGRIAGELPAGAAEEAVMHLAAAS